One genomic segment of Chitinophaga sancti includes these proteins:
- a CDS encoding SixA phosphatase family protein, producing the protein MKTLLLIRHAKSSWNDPDVDDFDRPLNKRGKQNAPEMATRLHSRGIVPELLIASPAKRTKATARLMAKEWHYDKDAILLEDELYLCYASTFLKMITKIDDDIDTVAIFAHNPGITDFANYITQEIRIDNIPTSGVFAVKANINSWKEFDSATKNFLFFDYPKAEVV; encoded by the coding sequence ATGAAAACGTTACTGCTGATCCGCCACGCAAAATCTAGCTGGAATGATCCGGATGTAGATGATTTTGACCGGCCACTCAACAAACGGGGCAAACAAAACGCACCAGAAATGGCCACTCGCCTGCACTCCAGGGGAATCGTTCCCGAACTCCTTATTGCCAGCCCCGCCAAACGTACCAAAGCAACTGCCCGTCTCATGGCTAAAGAATGGCACTATGACAAAGATGCCATCCTGCTGGAAGACGAACTCTATCTTTGCTACGCCTCTACATTCCTGAAAATGATCACTAAGATTGATGATGATATCGATACTGTCGCCATCTTCGCTCACAATCCAGGTATCACCGACTTCGCCAATTACATTACGCAGGAAATCAGGATAGACAATATCCCTACCTCCGGCGTTTTCGCAGTAAAAGCTAATATCAATTCATGGAAAGAGTTTGACAGCGCTACCAAGAACTTTCTATTCTTTGACTATCCCAAAGCAGAAGTAGTCTAA
- the rimP gene encoding ribosome maturation factor: MANEQVITSIREHLEEMLAEYPEYFVVDIRIKPTNNVKLFVDGDNGVPVDKLVSFNRNLYARLEAAALFPDNDFSLEVSSPGLDEPLKLHRQFVKNIGRKVAITLLDGSEKEGTLLAATEEALTIEETIGKKKEKKTTDINLNEIKHTKVCIVF, translated from the coding sequence ATGGCAAACGAACAAGTGATAACAAGCATCCGGGAGCATTTGGAAGAAATGCTTGCTGAATATCCGGAATATTTCGTGGTCGATATCAGGATTAAGCCCACTAATAATGTAAAGCTATTTGTGGATGGTGATAATGGTGTACCTGTGGATAAGCTGGTCTCATTCAACCGTAATTTATACGCAAGGCTGGAAGCCGCGGCGTTGTTTCCTGACAACGATTTCTCTCTGGAAGTCTCATCCCCCGGACTGGACGAACCACTGAAACTGCACCGTCAATTCGTAAAGAATATAGGTAGAAAAGTAGCTATAACCCTGCTGGATGGTTCCGAAAAGGAAGGCACCCTGCTGGCTGCTACTGAGGAAGCGTTGACGATAGAGGAGACGATCGGTAAGAAAAAAGAGAAAAAAACTACTGACATAAACCTTAACGAAATCAAGCACACCAAAGTGTGCATCGTGTTTTAA
- a CDS encoding peptidylprolyl isomerase, with the protein MNKFLAFSAVVMLLGQVASAQQRMVADKIAAIVGDKIILSSDVEGELVNMQRQIQDGNLPPDAACTIMEQIIAQKVMVIQAERDSLPVSESDVDGQIDNRIRYFEQLYGSREKMKEVTGYSVYQLRERFRQPIKEGLLAKAMQDKITNSVKVTPSEVKRYFDGIPKDSLKFYESELEIGQLIIIPKATKEMEQYTIDRLNEIKKDVLAKKADFGRQAIMISEDPGTKENNGIYILNRTDKQWDPEFLAASFRLKENEISSPVKSQFGYHLIQCLKRQGDNITVQHILLKPLVGKADIAAAKVKLDSIRQLILNGKMNFGDAVNKFSDEPMAKFTGGMLQNNVSGGTLITMDQLDQPSERAIVMMLDTLKPGGISEPVQYVDEESKATQLRIVYLKTRTNPHRENLNDDYARIQQRTLAIKQAEARDKWLRETIPTYYIHVDNEYKKCGHIARWMGAVAQK; encoded by the coding sequence ATGAATAAATTTTTGGCTTTTTCTGCAGTTGTGATGCTGCTCGGTCAGGTTGCTTCTGCGCAGCAGCGAATGGTGGCGGACAAAATTGCTGCTATTGTGGGAGATAAGATCATCCTGAGCTCCGATGTAGAAGGGGAACTGGTGAATATGCAACGCCAGATACAGGACGGTAATCTGCCTCCTGATGCGGCTTGTACGATCATGGAACAGATCATTGCCCAAAAAGTAATGGTGATTCAGGCAGAAAGGGACAGCTTGCCTGTAAGCGAATCAGATGTGGATGGTCAGATTGACAACCGCATCCGCTACTTCGAGCAACTGTACGGTAGCCGTGAGAAAATGAAAGAAGTAACCGGGTACTCTGTATACCAGCTGCGTGAGCGCTTCCGCCAGCCTATCAAAGAAGGGCTGCTGGCCAAGGCAATGCAGGACAAGATCACCAACTCTGTGAAAGTTACCCCTTCTGAGGTGAAAAGATATTTTGACGGTATTCCTAAGGACAGCCTCAAGTTTTATGAGTCTGAACTGGAAATCGGTCAACTGATCATCATTCCAAAGGCAACCAAAGAGATGGAACAATACACCATCGACCGCCTGAATGAAATCAAAAAAGATGTATTGGCAAAGAAAGCCGACTTCGGCCGCCAGGCCATCATGATCTCCGAAGATCCAGGTACCAAAGAAAATAATGGTATCTACATCCTGAACCGTACTGACAAACAATGGGATCCTGAATTCCTCGCTGCCTCTTTCAGGCTCAAAGAAAATGAGATCTCTTCTCCTGTAAAAAGCCAGTTCGGTTACCACCTGATCCAATGTCTGAAACGCCAGGGTGACAACATCACCGTTCAGCATATCCTGCTTAAACCACTTGTTGGTAAGGCTGATATCGCTGCTGCAAAGGTGAAACTGGATAGCATTCGTCAACTCATCCTAAATGGTAAAATGAACTTTGGTGATGCTGTCAACAAATTCAGCGATGAGCCAATGGCCAAATTTACCGGTGGCATGTTGCAGAACAATGTAAGCGGTGGTACCCTGATCACTATGGACCAGCTGGATCAGCCATCAGAAAGAGCCATCGTTATGATGCTCGATACACTGAAACCAGGCGGTATATCAGAACCAGTGCAGTATGTAGACGAAGAAAGCAAAGCTACTCAGCTTCGTATCGTATACCTGAAAACACGTACCAACCCTCACCGCGAAAACCTGAATGACGACTACGCACGTATTCAACAGCGTACTTTGGCCATCAAACAGGCAGAAGCAAGAGATAAATGGCTGAGAGAAACAATCCCTACATATTACATCCATGTAGATAATGAGTATAAGAAATGTGGGCATATAGCCAGATGGATGGGAGCAGTAGCACAGAAGTAA
- a CDS encoding amidophosphoribosyltransferase: MSEAIKHECGLAFIRLRKPFSYYQQQYGTVFYGLNKLYLLMEKQHNRGQDGAGIATVKLNTEPGVPFMHRLRSSAPQAIGDIFGKVRDEIDEIEKYQPEITKYPGLMKGHMRFLGENMMGHLRYATQGKNNVELCHPFVRYNTIPARNLSIAGNFNLVNADELFKFVNVDPGETHRNSDLAAMLEVVHHFLCKEDEVRQNGLDVKKILKDAFSMFDGGYHVCGLLGSGDSFVIRDAHGIRPSYYYVNDEVIVAASERAAIRTAFNVGENEVLELMPGNALIVKENGEYSIEQILDQKERKACSFERIYFSRGNDEKIYKERSRLGYNLAERVLADINNDLKNTIFSFIPNTAEIAFYGMIKGLEDYLNKIKVERIVSWGKDFDEEKLTEMVNRRIRIDKIAIKDVKMRTFITADTSRNEMVQHVYDITYGTVRPGVDTLVVIDDSIVRGTTLRESIIKMLDRLGPKRIIIVSSAPQIRYPDCYGIDMSKMGDFVAFQAAIALLKDHGKEHILQEAYGLCNELQRTNTLHAQNVVRNIYKPFTTEQISAKIAEIITPKGISAEVNVIYQSIESLHEACPNNLGDWYFTGNYPTPGGNRVVNKAFMNFMEGKNERGY, from the coding sequence ATGAGCGAAGCCATAAAACATGAATGCGGATTAGCATTTATAAGACTTAGGAAGCCTTTTTCTTATTATCAGCAACAATATGGAACGGTTTTCTACGGCCTCAACAAATTGTACCTGCTGATGGAAAAGCAGCATAACCGTGGACAGGATGGTGCAGGTATAGCCACTGTGAAGTTGAACACCGAACCCGGGGTTCCCTTCATGCACAGGCTCCGAAGCAGCGCTCCCCAAGCCATAGGAGACATCTTCGGCAAGGTAAGAGACGAAATCGACGAAATCGAAAAGTACCAACCGGAAATCACCAAGTACCCCGGCCTCATGAAAGGCCACATGCGTTTCCTCGGCGAAAACATGATGGGTCACCTCCGCTACGCCACTCAGGGTAAAAACAACGTAGAACTCTGCCACCCGTTCGTAAGATATAACACCATTCCCGCACGCAACCTCTCTATCGCAGGCAACTTCAACCTCGTAAATGCTGATGAACTGTTTAAGTTCGTAAATGTAGACCCGGGAGAAACTCACCGTAACAGTGACCTCGCGGCGATGCTGGAAGTTGTACACCACTTCCTGTGCAAAGAGGATGAAGTACGTCAGAACGGACTGGATGTAAAGAAGATCCTGAAAGATGCCTTCTCTATGTTCGACGGCGGTTATCACGTGTGTGGCCTGCTGGGTAGCGGTGATTCTTTCGTGATCCGCGATGCGCACGGTATTCGTCCTTCTTATTATTATGTGAATGACGAAGTGATCGTAGCCGCTTCTGAGCGTGCTGCCATCCGTACCGCATTCAACGTAGGTGAAAATGAAGTACTGGAACTGATGCCTGGAAACGCCCTGATCGTAAAAGAAAACGGCGAATACAGCATTGAGCAGATTCTGGATCAGAAAGAACGTAAAGCTTGTAGCTTCGAGAGGATCTACTTCTCCCGTGGTAACGACGAAAAGATCTACAAAGAGCGTTCCCGCCTGGGTTACAACCTGGCTGAGCGGGTTCTTGCAGATATTAATAATGACCTGAAGAATACCATCTTCTCCTTTATTCCAAATACCGCCGAGATTGCCTTTTATGGTATGATCAAGGGTTTGGAAGACTACCTGAATAAAATCAAGGTAGAAAGGATCGTATCATGGGGCAAAGACTTCGACGAGGAAAAGCTGACCGAAATGGTGAACCGCCGTATCCGCATCGACAAGATTGCTATCAAAGACGTGAAGATGCGTACGTTCATTACTGCCGATACCAGCCGTAATGAGATGGTGCAGCACGTGTATGACATCACTTATGGTACTGTTCGTCCGGGTGTGGATACGCTGGTAGTGATCGATGACTCTATCGTAAGAGGTACCACCCTACGTGAAAGCATTATCAAAATGCTGGACAGACTGGGCCCAAAACGTATTATTATCGTTTCTTCTGCTCCGCAGATCCGTTATCCTGACTGCTATGGTATTGACATGAGTAAGATGGGTGATTTTGTGGCTTTCCAGGCAGCAATTGCCCTGCTGAAAGACCATGGTAAGGAGCATATACTGCAGGAAGCGTATGGTTTGTGCAATGAGTTACAGCGTACAAATACATTGCATGCGCAGAACGTGGTGAGGAATATTTATAAACCATTTACTACTGAGCAGATTTCTGCAAAGATTGCAGAGATCATCACTCCGAAAGGCATAAGCGCAGAGGTAAATGTGATTTATCAATCTATTGAGAGCCTGCATGAGGCTTGTCCTAATAACTTAGGGGATTGGTACTTTACAGGGAACTATCCGACACCGGGAGGGAATAGGGTAGTGAATAAGGCGTTTATGAACTTCATGGAAGGGAAGAACGAAAGAGGATACTAA
- the nusA gene encoding transcription termination factor NusA, whose translation MASINLIESFTEFKEAENIDRPTLMKVLEDVFKTLLRKKYGSDENFDVIVNTEKGDLEILRRRTIVNDGEVEDDNAQIAYSEAILVEPDYQVGEDLYEEVEIMDFGRRAILAAKQTLSARIGDLKKNILVKKYADRVGEIVTGEVYQVWKKEVLLLDDERNELILPKSEQIPTDYFKKGENVRAVVKKVEMKNNAPLIILSRTHPTFLAKLLEIEVPEIFDGLIVIKKIVREPGERAKVAVESYDDRIDPVGACVGMKGSRIHGIVRELRNENIDIINYTANIQLLIQRALTPARISRMEIDNENKYASVFLKADQVSLAIGKKGVNIKLACELTGYEIDVFRDEEQEQAEYDIDLSEFSDEIEEWVLDELKRIGCDTARSVLDLTVEELVRRSDLEEETVKDVRRILQEEFDKE comes from the coding sequence ATGGCTAGTATTAATCTGATTGAGTCATTCACGGAGTTTAAAGAAGCGGAAAACATTGACCGTCCTACGTTAATGAAGGTGTTAGAAGATGTGTTTAAAACGCTTCTCCGTAAAAAGTATGGCTCTGATGAGAATTTTGACGTGATTGTAAATACTGAGAAAGGTGACCTGGAAATATTGCGCCGCCGTACCATTGTTAATGATGGTGAGGTAGAAGATGATAATGCACAGATCGCTTATTCTGAAGCCATTTTAGTAGAACCGGATTACCAGGTAGGTGAGGATTTGTATGAGGAAGTTGAGATCATGGATTTTGGCCGCAGAGCCATCCTGGCTGCTAAGCAGACATTGTCAGCACGTATTGGTGACCTGAAAAAGAACATTTTAGTAAAGAAATATGCGGATAGGGTAGGTGAAATTGTAACAGGTGAAGTGTACCAGGTTTGGAAAAAAGAAGTTTTATTGCTTGATGATGAAAGGAATGAGTTAATTTTACCTAAATCTGAACAGATTCCTACCGATTATTTCAAGAAAGGTGAAAATGTAAGGGCAGTAGTAAAAAAAGTGGAGATGAAGAACAACGCTCCGCTCATCATTCTCTCCCGCACCCATCCTACCTTCCTCGCTAAATTGCTGGAAATTGAAGTTCCGGAGATCTTTGACGGCCTGATTGTAATTAAGAAAATCGTTCGTGAGCCCGGAGAAAGAGCTAAAGTGGCAGTTGAATCTTATGACGACCGTATTGACCCTGTAGGCGCCTGTGTGGGTATGAAAGGAAGCCGTATCCATGGCATAGTACGTGAACTGCGAAACGAAAATATTGATATCATTAACTACACTGCGAATATTCAACTGTTGATCCAGCGTGCGTTAACACCTGCGCGTATCAGCCGCATGGAGATAGATAATGAAAATAAATACGCATCCGTTTTTTTAAAGGCAGATCAGGTATCCCTGGCTATCGGTAAGAAAGGGGTAAATATCAAATTGGCCTGTGAATTGACCGGATATGAAATAGATGTATTCCGTGATGAGGAACAAGAGCAGGCTGAGTACGATATTGACCTTTCCGAATTCTCAGATGAGATCGAAGAATGGGTACTGGACGAACTCAAACGTATTGGTTGTGATACCGCCCGTAGCGTATTAGACCTGACTGTTGAAGAACTGGTACGTCGTTCTGATCTGGAAGAAGAAACTGTAAAGGACGTGAGAAGGATCCTGCAGGAAGAATTTGACAAAGAGTAA
- the proC gene encoding pyrroline-5-carboxylate reductase → MSSKKIAIIGGGNLGAAIAQGLLKSGFSQPADLTITRRNVTALKDFQTAGVNTTADNDAAIRDAEIVVIALKPYNWKEVLSKVQTAFDPSRQVLISVMTGVSMDDLEKVGGTGIAVVRAMPNTAIAIQESMTCVCYKNVAPELQDYVKDMFDQLGVTVAIDEKLMDAATVLGACGIAYALRFIRASIQGGIEIGFDVRTANLIAAQTVKGAAELLIREKRHPEEEIDKVTTPKGCTIAGLNEMEHQGFSSSLIKGITVSYNKIQKD, encoded by the coding sequence ATGTCTAGCAAAAAAATAGCTATCATCGGTGGTGGCAATCTTGGTGCTGCCATTGCACAGGGTTTACTGAAAAGCGGGTTTTCACAACCTGCCGACCTGACGATTACCAGAAGAAATGTAACGGCTCTGAAAGACTTTCAGACAGCCGGTGTCAATACAACTGCAGATAACGATGCCGCAATCCGTGATGCGGAGATCGTTGTCATCGCCCTCAAGCCGTACAACTGGAAAGAAGTACTGAGCAAAGTGCAAACCGCCTTTGATCCATCCAGGCAGGTGCTGATCAGTGTTATGACTGGGGTGTCTATGGATGACCTGGAAAAGGTAGGTGGTACCGGTATCGCGGTCGTACGTGCCATGCCGAATACAGCCATTGCTATTCAGGAGTCAATGACCTGCGTGTGCTACAAGAATGTGGCGCCAGAGCTGCAGGATTATGTAAAGGATATGTTCGATCAGCTGGGGGTAACTGTAGCTATCGACGAAAAGCTGATGGATGCTGCTACCGTACTGGGTGCCTGTGGTATTGCCTATGCATTGCGTTTTATCAGGGCCAGCATCCAGGGTGGTATCGAAATCGGCTTTGACGTACGTACGGCAAACCTGATCGCGGCACAAACCGTGAAGGGAGCGGCAGAATTGCTGATCCGTGAGAAACGCCATCCGGAAGAAGAGATCGACAAGGTAACTACCCCTAAAGGATGCACGATTGCTGGTCTGAATGAGATGGAACACCAGGGATTCAGTTCTTCACTGATCAAAGGGATCACAGTGTCCTACAATAAAATTCAGAAAGACTAA
- a CDS encoding thermonuclease family protein, which translates to MPKFYFRVIMCMLLCLFTQTIVASPPKKIKGKVVRIIDGDTFEVLVKKETFRIRLSAIDAPEKGQDYYQKSKQALSDLCFNKIVTVELLRKDRYQRWIGDVYSSKGEYINGWMIAGGHAWHYTEYSKSAPLAAAQATAKRNKLGLWKQAKPIAPWEFRSAKNKNRKKKAA; encoded by the coding sequence ATGCCTAAATTTTATTTTAGAGTGATCATGTGTATGCTCCTTTGTCTGTTTACTCAGACAATAGTGGCCAGCCCACCGAAGAAAATAAAAGGAAAGGTAGTGCGGATCATAGATGGAGATACATTTGAGGTACTGGTAAAAAAAGAGACATTCCGCATCAGGCTTTCAGCGATCGATGCACCGGAGAAGGGACAGGACTACTACCAGAAAAGCAAACAGGCATTGTCGGATTTGTGTTTCAACAAGATCGTAACGGTCGAACTGTTGCGAAAAGACAGGTACCAGCGCTGGATAGGCGATGTCTATAGTAGCAAAGGAGAATACATTAATGGTTGGATGATAGCCGGAGGGCATGCCTGGCATTATACAGAATATTCTAAAAGTGCACCATTGGCAGCGGCACAGGCCACCGCCAAACGTAATAAACTGGGACTCTGGAAGCAGGCAAAACCTATCGCTCCCTGGGAGTTCCGCTCAGCCAAAAACAAAAACAGGAAGAAAAAGGCTGCTTAA
- the infB gene encoding translation initiation factor IF-2 has product MPEVTNNTPRLLAAAKEFNIGKETLIDFLSNKGYDMDGFGSPNARLTSQMYTALQSEFQQDKANKRKSDQIALPKGSVLDAMKKKEKEEAEAAAKKKEAAAKEEQPTAPVAEVPKPEAKPEPKPEPKVEQPNAELKPEPKPEPKPEPKPEPVKAPVAEVPPVVAKEEVKQQQPPVAPVAEKAPEPKPQPEPQPEKKPDTPRINGPKIMGTIDLEALNRHNNKKPQPAAAKKPEQEEKPPVAKQPEPVAKAQEPVQAPPVQQQTTPPVQTPVATEKPVQPEVKPTPVQQQPIEKEKITAPAAEKTAPKAVEEKQAPATEKPAAAQEKTKEPAAKEQIKPAAQHMDVVAAADITSEQDDNTGSAVIENIQAEKLTGPKVIGKIDLPVHQERRDRDNKGNNNFNRGGNNNNAENNRKRKRIIVEKKPEPIQPGDEANKGGEGTHGNNQGGNRGGQGHQGGNRDGGNRNFNRDNRGGGGNRDHSHGGGHNNNNNNNNNNANRPAGPSRPHTAPNRDNRPGGGPGHQGGNRGPGGPGHQGGNRGPGGQGHQGGNRPGGQGGGYNRTGGGQYGNRPGGSSYNNRSGKPEDKEIDKNEIQNKIKETMAKMGGGGGRGKNIKAKQRREKRHELAEQMANQAGGDHKLQVTEFVSVSELANLMDVSFAEVISKCMGLGIMVSINQRLDAEVIELVAGEFGYEVEFIGVDESDDIEEEEIQDNEEDLVPRAPIVTIMGHVDHGKTSLLDYIRNANVVSGEAGGITQHIGAYQVTTATGKRVTFLDTPGHEAFTAMRARGAKVADIAIIVIAADDAIMPQTREAISHSQAAGLPMIFAINKIDKEGANPEKIKEQLAGMNLLVEDWGGKYQSQEISAKSGLNIDVLLEKILLEAELLELKANPNREGSGSVIEASLDKGRGYVATLLVQNGTLRQGDTIASGSNFGKIKAMFNERGLRVDSAGPSAPVQVLGLNGAPQAGEKFRMYENESEAKETANRRAQIIREQGIRTKKHITLDEIGRRLALGNFKQLNVIIKGDFDGSVEALSDSLQKLSTEEIVVSVVHKAVGQITESDVLLATASDAIILGFQVRPSSQASKLAEKENIEIRTYSIIYDAIDELKSAMEGMLEPKIEKKVVANVEIRETYRFDKVTVAGCFVLDGKITRNTRVNLVREGIVIYTGELQSLKRYKDDVKEVASNMECGLSIKNYSDLKVGDIVEGFEEVEVKRTL; this is encoded by the coding sequence ATGCCTGAAGTAACAAACAACACGCCGCGATTGCTGGCAGCAGCGAAAGAGTTTAATATTGGAAAGGAAACGTTGATCGACTTCCTTTCTAATAAAGGCTATGACATGGATGGATTCGGTTCACCCAATGCACGCCTGACCTCTCAGATGTACACAGCTTTGCAATCTGAATTCCAACAGGACAAGGCTAATAAGCGTAAAAGCGATCAGATAGCCCTGCCCAAAGGAAGCGTGTTAGATGCAATGAAGAAGAAGGAAAAAGAAGAAGCAGAAGCAGCCGCTAAGAAGAAAGAAGCAGCTGCCAAGGAAGAGCAGCCCACAGCCCCGGTAGCAGAGGTACCAAAACCAGAAGCTAAACCAGAACCTAAGCCTGAGCCTAAGGTGGAACAGCCTAATGCCGAGCTGAAGCCCGAACCAAAACCGGAGCCAAAGCCTGAGCCTAAACCAGAGCCTGTAAAGGCACCGGTTGCAGAAGTTCCGCCGGTTGTAGCAAAGGAGGAAGTTAAACAGCAGCAACCACCTGTAGCACCTGTCGCTGAAAAAGCACCGGAACCAAAGCCACAGCCGGAACCGCAACCTGAAAAGAAACCAGATACTCCAAGAATCAATGGTCCTAAAATCATGGGAACTATTGACCTCGAGGCTCTGAACAGACATAATAATAAAAAACCTCAGCCTGCCGCAGCTAAAAAGCCAGAACAGGAAGAGAAACCTCCGGTTGCAAAACAACCGGAACCGGTAGCTAAGGCGCAAGAGCCTGTGCAGGCACCTCCTGTACAACAGCAAACTACTCCTCCGGTTCAAACTCCTGTTGCGACAGAAAAACCTGTCCAGCCAGAAGTAAAACCTACTCCGGTGCAACAACAACCAATAGAAAAAGAAAAAATTACAGCGCCTGCTGCTGAAAAAACTGCTCCAAAAGCTGTAGAAGAGAAACAGGCGCCAGCTACCGAAAAACCGGCAGCTGCTCAGGAAAAAACAAAAGAACCGGCTGCTAAAGAACAAATTAAGCCGGCCGCACAGCATATGGACGTAGTTGCAGCAGCAGATATCACATCTGAGCAAGATGACAACACCGGTTCTGCCGTAATTGAAAACATTCAGGCAGAAAAATTAACTGGTCCTAAAGTCATCGGTAAAATCGACCTCCCGGTTCATCAGGAAAGGAGAGATCGTGACAATAAGGGCAATAATAACTTCAACCGCGGTGGCAATAATAACAATGCCGAAAACAACCGTAAACGTAAGCGTATAATTGTCGAAAAGAAACCTGAGCCTATCCAGCCAGGCGATGAAGCCAACAAGGGTGGCGAAGGTACTCATGGCAACAACCAGGGTGGTAACCGTGGTGGCCAGGGTCACCAGGGCGGTAACCGCGATGGTGGTAACCGTAACTTCAACAGAGACAACCGCGGTGGTGGTGGTAACCGTGATCATAGTCACGGTGGCGGCCATAACAACAATAACAATAATAATAATAACAACGCTAACCGTCCGGCTGGTCCTAGCAGACCTCATACCGCACCTAACCGTGACAACCGCCCAGGTGGTGGTCCGGGTCATCAGGGTGGTAACCGTGGTCCGGGTGGTCCAGGTCATCAGGGTGGCAATCGCGGTCCAGGTGGTCAGGGGCATCAGGGTGGCAACCGTCCGGGTGGACAAGGTGGTGGTTACAACCGTACTGGTGGCGGCCAATATGGCAACCGCCCAGGTGGTAGCAGCTATAACAACCGTAGCGGAAAGCCAGAAGATAAGGAGATCGACAAAAACGAAATCCAGAATAAGATCAAGGAAACCATGGCCAAAATGGGCGGTGGTGGTGGCCGAGGCAAAAACATCAAAGCCAAACAACGCCGTGAGAAACGTCATGAGCTCGCTGAGCAAATGGCAAATCAGGCCGGCGGTGACCACAAACTGCAGGTTACTGAGTTCGTTTCTGTAAGCGAACTGGCCAACCTGATGGATGTAAGCTTTGCCGAGGTGATCTCAAAATGTATGGGACTGGGTATCATGGTATCCATCAACCAACGTCTGGATGCGGAAGTAATCGAACTGGTAGCAGGCGAATTTGGCTACGAAGTGGAATTCATCGGTGTAGATGAATCTGACGACATAGAAGAAGAAGAAATCCAGGATAATGAAGAAGATCTGGTACCAAGAGCACCAATCGTTACTATTATGGGTCACGTTGACCACGGTAAAACTTCATTACTTGACTATATCCGTAATGCAAACGTAGTATCCGGTGAGGCCGGCGGTATCACCCAGCACATTGGTGCTTATCAGGTGACTACTGCAACTGGCAAGCGCGTTACCTTCCTCGATACGCCTGGTCACGAAGCGTTTACAGCGATGCGTGCCCGTGGTGCCAAGGTGGCGGATATTGCAATCATCGTAATCGCTGCGGACGATGCTATCATGCCTCAAACACGTGAAGCAATCTCCCACTCACAGGCTGCCGGTCTGCCAATGATCTTTGCGATCAACAAGATCGATAAGGAAGGCGCCAACCCGGAAAAAATCAAAGAACAACTGGCAGGTATGAACCTCCTGGTTGAAGATTGGGGTGGTAAATACCAAAGCCAGGAAATCTCAGCGAAAAGCGGTCTGAACATCGACGTATTATTGGAAAAGATCCTGCTCGAAGCAGAACTGCTGGAACTGAAAGCTAACCCGAACAGGGAAGGTTCCGGTAGCGTGATCGAAGCCTCTCTCGATAAAGGTCGTGGTTATGTAGCGACCCTGCTGGTACAAAATGGTACCCTCCGCCAGGGCGATACCATCGCTTCCGGTTCTAACTTCGGTAAGATCAAAGCGATGTTCAACGAACGCGGTCTGCGTGTTGACTCCGCCGGACCATCTGCTCCTGTACAGGTGCTGGGTCTGAACGGTGCACCACAGGCCGGTGAGAAATTCAGAATGTATGAAAATGAATCTGAAGCGAAGGAAACTGCAAACCGTCGTGCACAGATCATCCGCGAACAGGGTATCCGTACTAAGAAACATATCACACTGGATGAAATTGGCCGCCGTCTGGCACTGGGCAACTTCAAACAGCTGAACGTAATCATCAAGGGTGACTTCGATGGTTCTGTAGAAGCGCTGAGCGACTCCCTGCAGAAACTGTCTACCGAAGAAATCGTGGTGAGCGTAGTACACAAGGCTGTAGGTCAGATCACCGAATCCGACGTATTGCTGGCTACTGCATCCGATGCGATCATCCTCGGCTTCCAGGTTCGACCTTCTTCTCAGGCTAGCAAACTGGCAGAGAAAGAAAACATCGAAATCCGTACTTACTCCATCATTTATGACGCTATCGATGAACTGAAGAGCGCGATGGAAGGTATGCTGGAACCGAAAATCGAGAAGAAAGTGGTGGCAAACGTGGAAATCCGCGAAACCTATCGCTTCGACAAGGTTACCGTTGCAGGTTGCTTTGTACTGGATGGTAAGATCACACGTAACACCCGTGTCAACCTGGTACGTGAAGGTATCGTGATCTACACCGGCGAACTTCAATCACTGAAACGCTATAAGGACGATGTGAAGGAAGTTGCATCCAATATGGAGTGCGGTCTGAGTATCAAAAATTACAGCGACCTGAAAGTGGGCGATATCGTAGAAGGTTTCGAAGAAGTAGAAGTTAAACGTACGCTCTAA